The Pontibacter pudoricolor genome contains a region encoding:
- a CDS encoding 4-hydroxy-3-methylbut-2-enyl diphosphate reductase: MTITIDKNSGYCFGVEFAIQMAEDEMEHVEELYCLGDIVHNSMEVQRLYQKGLRVIDREELRNLRDCKVLIRAHGEPPETYQIALENNLELIDASCPVVLKLQNRVKHAFDSIKKDEGQVVIYGQVGHAEVIGLAGQTCDEAIIVTTEEDLDKIDFKRPVTLFSQTTKSTKGFYHIKALIEERIKQANQDSTQPEFDANDSICRQVSNREPQLARFSTEHDVLIFVSGKKSSNGKALYSVCKQHNPNSYFIENETELDPEWFVNVNSVGICGATSTPMWLMQQVADGIAKLNEPVC; the protein is encoded by the coding sequence ATGACGATCACCATAGATAAGAATTCAGGTTACTGCTTCGGAGTAGAGTTTGCCATACAAATGGCAGAAGATGAAATGGAGCACGTAGAAGAACTATATTGCCTCGGTGACATAGTACATAACAGCATGGAAGTGCAGCGCCTTTACCAGAAAGGCCTTCGCGTAATAGACCGTGAAGAACTTCGCAACCTCCGCGATTGCAAAGTGCTGATCCGCGCGCACGGCGAGCCGCCGGAAACATACCAGATCGCGCTCGAAAATAATTTAGAGTTGATTGATGCTTCGTGTCCGGTAGTTTTAAAACTGCAGAACCGCGTAAAGCATGCGTTCGATTCTATTAAAAAAGATGAAGGCCAGGTGGTAATTTATGGCCAGGTGGGGCACGCAGAAGTGATTGGCTTAGCCGGACAAACCTGTGACGAAGCGATTATAGTTACCACCGAAGAAGACCTGGACAAGATCGACTTTAAACGCCCGGTTACACTCTTCAGCCAGACAACCAAGAGCACCAAAGGCTTTTACCACATTAAAGCGCTGATAGAAGAGCGTATTAAGCAAGCCAACCAAGACAGTACACAGCCCGAGTTCGACGCCAACGACAGCATTTGCCGCCAGGTATCTAACCGTGAGCCCCAGCTTGCCAGGTTCTCTACCGAACACGATGTGCTGATATTTGTGAGCGGTAAAAAAAGCTCTAACGGCAAAGCTTTGTACAGTGTCTGCAAGCAGCACAACCCCAACAGTTACTTTATAGAGAACGAGACCGAACTGGATCCGGAGTGGTTTGTAAACGTGAACAGTGTAGGCATTTGTGGTGCAACATCTACACCCATGTGGCTGATGCAGCAGGTAGCAGATGGCATTGCCAAGCTAAATGAGCCTGTTTGTTAA
- a CDS encoding PQQ-dependent sugar dehydrogenase, giving the protein MNYLNRLIAFSFALMLIGTACSSEGEKETKTENEQAESTAKNDEPSEPVDESLAKIKLPDGFKIDYYAKNVENARSMALSPSGVLFVGTRSNDKVFAIVDKDKDGKADETITIATGLNSPNGVALKDGDLYVAEISRIIKFPKIEQNMRNKPKYEVVYDKYPSDTHHGWKYIAFGPDGKLYVPVGAPCNVCKEENPVYATITRLNADGTGMEIFAEGVRNTVGFTWHPTTKELWFTDNGRDMLGDNIPNDELNLATKKGQHFGFPYCHEGEIPDPEFGKNRDCSEFVKPVQKLGPHVAALGLKFYNGNMFPDQYKNQLFIAQHGSWNRSEPIGYRVMQLAVDGKGNASDYKTFAEGWLQDGKAWGRPVDVVVMPDGALLVSDDTNNAIYRISYNE; this is encoded by the coding sequence ATGAACTACCTGAACCGCCTGATCGCTTTTAGCTTTGCTTTGATGTTAATTGGCACTGCCTGTTCTTCGGAAGGAGAAAAAGAAACCAAAACTGAAAATGAGCAGGCTGAGTCTACTGCCAAAAATGACGAACCAAGCGAACCGGTTGATGAAAGCCTGGCCAAAATAAAACTGCCGGATGGCTTTAAGATTGATTACTACGCCAAAAATGTAGAAAATGCCCGTTCTATGGCCTTAAGTCCATCGGGCGTATTGTTTGTGGGCACGCGCAGCAACGACAAAGTATTTGCTATAGTTGATAAAGATAAAGACGGCAAAGCAGACGAAACCATAACGATAGCCACCGGCTTAAATTCGCCGAATGGTGTGGCTTTAAAAGATGGAGACCTGTATGTTGCCGAGATCAGCCGCATTATTAAGTTTCCGAAAATAGAGCAGAACATGCGCAACAAGCCGAAGTACGAAGTAGTGTATGACAAATACCCGAGCGACACGCACCACGGCTGGAAATACATAGCTTTTGGGCCGGATGGTAAACTATACGTTCCGGTTGGGGCACCCTGCAATGTTTGTAAAGAAGAAAACCCTGTTTATGCAACTATTACCCGCCTGAATGCAGATGGCACCGGCATGGAAATATTTGCAGAAGGCGTGCGGAACACCGTTGGTTTTACCTGGCATCCCACAACGAAAGAACTATGGTTTACCGACAACGGCCGCGACATGCTGGGCGATAACATCCCGAACGATGAACTGAATTTAGCTACCAAAAAAGGCCAGCACTTTGGTTTCCCGTATTGCCACGAAGGTGAAATACCTGACCCGGAATTTGGCAAGAACCGCGATTGCAGCGAGTTTGTGAAACCGGTACAGAAGCTTGGGCCGCACGTAGCTGCTTTGGGTTTGAAGTTCTATAACGGTAACATGTTTCCTGACCAGTACAAGAACCAGCTATTTATAGCGCAGCATGGCTCCTGGAACCGCTCTGAGCCAATTGGCTATCGTGTAATGCAGTTAGCAGTAGATGGTAAGGGCAACGCCTCAGACTATAAAACATTTGCAGAAGGCTGGTTACAGGATGGAAAAGCCTGGGGTCGCCCTGTGGATGTAGTAGTAATGCCAGATGGCGCACTGCTTGTTTCAGACGATACAAACAACGCCATCTACCGGATAAGCTATAATGAATAA
- a CDS encoding succinylglutamate desuccinylase/aspartoacylase family protein, with product MPDTIVINGRSIDRGEKVLTKLVISKLPSGTVIEIPVYVFRSVHDGPVVLLMAGMHGDEVNGTEIIRRMLSKKMLYPLKGTIIAVPILNIYGFLNFSREVPDGKDVNRSFPGNREGSLASRVAYRFMKEVMPYVDYGLDFHTGGSSRANYPQIRCVLGDHKNEELAKAFAAPFIMNAPYRQGSLRKEAGKLGKSILVYETGESLRFDEKGIKLGMQGTCRVLHHLGMTPNCVEATEPSVVCMKDIWLRAKNAGLWRTFIQPGDYVKKGQNIGSITDPYGEMEVRMNAPAAGYVVGLNNMPVVNQGDALVHIAY from the coding sequence ATGCCTGATACTATAGTTATCAACGGGCGCAGTATAGACCGTGGTGAAAAAGTACTGACCAAGCTGGTGATCAGCAAGCTACCCAGCGGTACGGTTATCGAAATTCCGGTTTACGTTTTCAGGTCAGTGCACGACGGGCCGGTGGTGCTGCTGATGGCAGGCATGCACGGCGACGAAGTGAACGGCACAGAGATCATCCGCCGTATGCTTTCCAAAAAAATGCTGTATCCGCTTAAGGGAACTATCATTGCCGTTCCGATCCTGAATATTTACGGTTTCCTGAATTTCAGCAGGGAGGTGCCGGATGGCAAAGATGTAAACCGAAGTTTCCCGGGGAACAGGGAAGGGTCGCTGGCCAGCCGTGTTGCCTACCGCTTTATGAAGGAAGTAATGCCTTACGTGGATTATGGCCTGGATTTCCATACCGGAGGTTCCAGCAGAGCCAATTACCCGCAGATCAGGTGTGTGCTTGGCGACCATAAAAATGAAGAACTTGCTAAAGCATTTGCCGCACCTTTTATCATGAATGCACCTTACCGCCAGGGCTCGCTCCGCAAAGAGGCCGGCAAGCTTGGCAAATCCATACTGGTGTACGAGACCGGCGAAAGCCTGCGTTTCGATGAGAAAGGTATAAAACTGGGCATGCAAGGTACCTGTCGGGTATTGCACCACCTGGGCATGACCCCGAATTGTGTTGAGGCAACAGAGCCAAGTGTGGTTTGCATGAAAGATATCTGGCTACGTGCTAAAAATGCGGGTTTGTGGCGCACGTTCATCCAGCCCGGCGATTATGTTAAAAAAGGCCAGAACATTGGCAGCATAACCGACCCGTACGGCGAAATGGAAGTGCGTATGAATGCGCCTGCAGCTGGTTATGTGGTCGGGTTAAATAATATGCCCGTTGTAAACCAGGGCGATGCCCTGGTGCATATTGCGTATTAA
- the cmk gene encoding (d)CMP kinase gives MKKIVIALDGHSSCGKSTTAKQVAAELGYAYIDTGAMYRAVTLYFLDHHVSLTNPKEVSDALKNIDITFHYNPKTGRNETYLNGLNVEDEIRKMYISNQVSEVSVVAEVRRAMVAQQQKMGKRRGVVMDGRDIGTAVFPDAEVKIFMTADVDTRAKRRQQELLVKNQLVNLTEIKANLEKRDLIDSTRAESPLRRAEDADLLDTSHMTIDEQVEFVMNKVASKLLEQKYSVEQD, from the coding sequence ATGAAGAAAATCGTGATCGCGTTAGATGGCCATTCCTCGTGCGGCAAAAGCACAACGGCCAAGCAGGTGGCAGCCGAGCTGGGTTACGCCTACATTGATACCGGTGCTATGTACCGGGCGGTTACGCTGTATTTCCTTGATCATCATGTGTCGCTTACCAACCCGAAGGAGGTGAGTGATGCCCTGAAAAATATAGACATAACGTTCCATTATAATCCTAAAACCGGGCGCAACGAAACGTACCTCAATGGCCTGAACGTAGAAGACGAGATCCGCAAGATGTACATCTCGAACCAGGTTAGTGAAGTAAGCGTGGTAGCGGAAGTACGCCGTGCCATGGTTGCCCAGCAGCAGAAAATGGGCAAGCGTCGCGGCGTGGTAATGGATGGACGTGATATTGGTACAGCTGTGTTCCCGGATGCGGAAGTGAAGATATTTATGACGGCCGACGTGGACACAAGAGCCAAGCGCAGACAACAGGAACTGCTGGTGAAAAACCAACTGGTAAACCTGACCGAGATAAAAGCAAACCTGGAGAAGCGCGACCTGATCGACTCTACCAGGGCGGAAAGCCCGTTGCGCCGTGCCGAAGATGCTGACCTGCTGGATACCTCGCACATGACGATTGATGAGCAGGTAGAGTTTGTGATGAACAAAGTGGCATCTAAGTTGCTGGAACAAAAGTATAGTGTAGAGCAGGATTAA
- the ade gene encoding adenine deaminase, giving the protein MQAAYSVSGRIIDIHNKEIFEGKVQVENGRISKIVREATTATNYILPGFTDAHVHVESSMLVPSEFARLAVVHGTIATISDPHEIGNVLGVKGVEYMIENGKKTPFKFYFGAPSCVPATPFETAGAEITAADIEELFKRDEIVYLAEMMNWPGVLHRDPVVMEKIELAKKYGKAVDGHAPGLMGEQAKLYASAGITTDHECFTAEEALDKLAVGMKILIREGSAAKNFEALIPLLPEHYKNIMFCSDDKHPDNLVEGHINLLVKRALAKGNNLFHVLQAACINPVEHYKLNVGLLRENDPADFIVVDNLDNFKVLATYINGEKVAENGKSNIAFTESDTINNFNTSPKTIAQFRIPAEDAHKIRVIEAFDGQLITKEGIVAPKVENGFIVSDVANDVLKMTVVNRYEEAEPAVAFIKNIGLKSGAIASSVGHDSHNIIAVGVDDESITRAVNLIISAKGGVSAVNGDDEQLLPLPVAGIMSAEDGYSVAEAYSTIDKMSKDMGSNLASPFMTLSFMALLVIPSLKLSDKGLFNGDTFSFVPVTAS; this is encoded by the coding sequence ATGCAGGCAGCCTATTCTGTTTCCGGACGCATCATAGACATACACAACAAAGAAATATTTGAAGGTAAAGTTCAGGTTGAAAACGGCCGCATTTCTAAAATAGTTCGTGAAGCCACCACAGCTACAAATTATATTTTACCCGGTTTTACAGATGCCCACGTGCACGTTGAAAGCTCGATGCTGGTACCCAGCGAGTTTGCCCGCCTGGCAGTGGTGCACGGAACTATAGCCACCATTTCAGACCCGCATGAGATTGGCAATGTGCTGGGCGTAAAAGGTGTGGAATACATGATCGAGAATGGTAAAAAAACGCCTTTCAAGTTTTATTTCGGAGCACCATCGTGCGTGCCGGCCACTCCTTTCGAGACCGCTGGCGCTGAGATAACGGCTGCTGACATAGAAGAATTGTTTAAGCGCGACGAGATCGTGTACCTGGCAGAAATGATGAACTGGCCCGGCGTGCTGCACCGAGACCCGGTTGTGATGGAGAAAATTGAACTGGCTAAAAAATATGGCAAAGCTGTAGATGGGCATGCGCCGGGACTGATGGGCGAACAAGCCAAACTATACGCCTCTGCCGGCATCACCACCGACCACGAATGCTTTACCGCCGAAGAAGCCCTGGACAAACTGGCTGTTGGCATGAAGATACTGATACGCGAAGGCAGCGCCGCCAAAAACTTTGAGGCACTGATTCCATTGTTGCCCGAGCACTATAAAAACATCATGTTCTGCTCCGACGACAAGCACCCGGACAACTTAGTAGAAGGCCACATCAATCTGCTTGTAAAACGCGCGCTGGCAAAGGGGAATAACCTTTTTCATGTGCTGCAGGCGGCTTGTATAAATCCTGTGGAGCATTACAAACTAAACGTAGGCCTGCTCCGCGAAAACGACCCGGCTGATTTTATAGTTGTAGATAATCTGGATAACTTTAAAGTGCTGGCCACTTATATAAACGGCGAGAAAGTAGCTGAGAATGGAAAGTCTAACATCGCATTCACTGAAAGCGATACTATAAATAATTTCAACACCAGCCCTAAAACTATAGCTCAGTTCCGGATTCCGGCTGAAGATGCGCACAAGATCAGAGTAATAGAAGCTTTTGACGGCCAGCTGATAACCAAAGAAGGCATAGTTGCGCCTAAAGTAGAGAACGGGTTTATAGTTTCGGATGTGGCAAACGATGTGCTGAAAATGACTGTAGTAAATCGTTATGAAGAAGCAGAACCGGCTGTGGCCTTTATCAAAAATATAGGTTTGAAGTCAGGCGCTATTGCTTCATCGGTGGGCCACGATTCGCATAACATTATAGCAGTTGGTGTGGATGATGAAAGTATTACGCGGGCTGTGAACCTGATCATCAGTGCAAAAGGAGGTGTATCGGCGGTAAATGGTGATGACGAACAACTGTTGCCGTTACCGGTAGCTGGCATTATGTCTGCAGAAGATGGCTATAGTGTTGCCGAAGCGTACTCAACAATAGATAAGATGAGCAAAGATATGGGTAGTAACCTGGCTTCTCCGTTCATGACACTTTCGTTTATGGCCCTGCTGGTTATCCCATCGCTGAAGCTCAGCGACAAAGGTTTATTTAACGGCGATACGTTTTCGTTCGTACCTGTAACAGCATCATAA
- a CDS encoding DUF502 domain-containing protein has protein sequence MRRIFGYFLNGLLIIAPFTITVWIVVAIIDWLNDMFDLGYPGLGILLMVVLLTLVGFLGSSFLVKPFIILTERVFHKVPLVGIVYSSIRDLFDAFVGDNQKFNKPVMVKMSEDSDNYKFGFVTQEVLETINVDDKVAVYFPHSYNFSGELFLVPSRNVTYLNIPSSDVMKFIVSGGVSRL, from the coding sequence ATGAGACGTATTTTTGGTTATTTCCTTAACGGACTTCTGATCATAGCACCTTTTACCATTACCGTCTGGATAGTGGTAGCCATTATTGACTGGCTGAACGACATGTTTGACCTGGGTTATCCGGGGCTGGGCATTTTGCTGATGGTGGTACTACTGACGCTGGTTGGTTTCCTGGGGTCATCTTTCCTTGTGAAGCCGTTTATTATTCTTACCGAGCGCGTCTTTCATAAAGTGCCGCTGGTTGGCATCGTTTATTCCAGCATCCGCGACCTGTTTGATGCATTTGTTGGCGATAATCAGAAGTTTAACAAGCCCGTGATGGTAAAGATGAGCGAAGACTCTGACAACTATAAGTTCGGATTTGTGACACAAGAAGTATTGGAAACTATAAATGTGGATGATAAAGTAGCCGTATATTTTCCGCACTCCTACAACTTTTCAGGTGAGCTGTTCCTGGTGCCAAGCCGCAATGTCACTTACCTGAACATACCAAGCTCCGACGTGATGAAATTCATCGTTTCAGGTGGCGTTTCGAGGTTATAG
- a CDS encoding oxidoreductase translates to MHKTRNALIVGASGLVGGHCLRLLLASNRYSQVISVGRRDLPLIHPRLDQKVIDFDNLKKYASDLVADDVFCCLGTTIKKAGSKENFYKVDHTYVVELARLTAAKHAAQFLVVSAMGADAGSMIFYNKVKGEMERDVQDFGFRGVHIFRPSLLLGDREEERTGEELASKIIKPLSGLMVGPLRRYKPIPGEDVAKAMLYAAEQNRGGVHIYPSDKIADMAAKL, encoded by the coding sequence ATGCACAAAACCCGAAATGCGTTAATTGTAGGAGCCAGCGGCCTGGTGGGTGGGCATTGCCTGCGCCTGCTGCTCGCCAGCAACAGGTACAGCCAGGTTATCTCTGTTGGCCGGCGCGATCTGCCACTTATACATCCCAGGCTGGACCAGAAAGTAATTGACTTTGATAACCTGAAGAAATATGCTTCAGATCTGGTGGCCGATGATGTGTTCTGCTGCTTGGGCACCACTATAAAAAAAGCGGGCTCTAAAGAAAACTTTTATAAAGTAGACCATACCTACGTGGTGGAGCTGGCCCGGCTTACTGCTGCTAAACATGCGGCGCAGTTTCTGGTAGTATCTGCCATGGGTGCCGATGCCGGCTCTATGATCTTTTACAACAAGGTGAAAGGCGAAATGGAGCGCGACGTGCAGGATTTTGGGTTCAGGGGCGTACATATTTTCAGGCCGAGCCTGCTGCTGGGCGACCGCGAAGAAGAGCGCACCGGCGAAGAACTGGCCTCTAAGATAATAAAGCCCCTGAGCGGCCTGATGGTGGGTCCTTTGCGCAGGTACAAACCCATTCCCGGCGAAGATGTAGCCAAAGCCATGCTGTATGCGGCAGAGCAAAACCGGGGTGGTGTGCACATCTACCCTTCCGATAAAATAGCCGATATGGCTGCTAAACTATAA
- the rimK gene encoding 30S ribosomal protein S6--L-glutamate ligase, giving the protein MKIAILSRNPRLYSTRRLVEAIEKRGHQAIVLDHLRCDLIIEKGDPHILYKGERLTGIDAIIPRIGASVTFYGTAVVRQFEMMKVKSAVDSQSIVRSRDKLRSLQILSRAGLGMPKTAFTNYSKETSELVKEVGGAPLVIKLLEGTQGLGVVLAETKKASESVIEAFHNLKARVIVQEFISEAGGADIRAFIVNGEVVGAMKRQGKEGEFRSNLHRGGKATLIKLTREEKAAALLAAKSLGLGIAGVDMLQSKRGPLILEVNSSPGLEGIEKATQKDIASKIIEYVEGLANKKPKKKVNE; this is encoded by the coding sequence ATGAAAATAGCCATTCTCTCCCGCAACCCCAGGTTGTACTCTACCCGCCGGCTGGTAGAGGCCATTGAGAAGCGGGGGCACCAGGCCATTGTACTTGACCACCTTCGCTGTGACCTTATTATCGAGAAAGGCGACCCGCATATTTTATATAAAGGAGAACGTTTGACAGGTATTGACGCTATTATTCCGCGTATCGGAGCTTCGGTAACGTTTTATGGCACGGCTGTGGTGCGCCAGTTCGAGATGATGAAAGTGAAAAGCGCTGTGGATTCCCAATCTATCGTTCGCTCCAGAGATAAGCTGCGCAGCCTTCAGATTCTGAGCCGTGCCGGATTGGGAATGCCTAAAACTGCTTTCACCAATTATTCTAAAGAAACATCGGAGCTGGTAAAAGAAGTAGGCGGTGCGCCGCTGGTAATTAAGTTGCTGGAAGGTACACAAGGCCTGGGTGTGGTTTTGGCAGAGACCAAGAAAGCATCAGAATCGGTAATTGAAGCCTTCCATAACCTGAAAGCACGTGTTATAGTGCAGGAATTTATTTCGGAGGCTGGCGGCGCTGATATACGTGCCTTTATAGTGAACGGCGAAGTGGTTGGTGCCATGAAGCGACAAGGCAAGGAAGGTGAGTTCAGGTCTAACCTGCACCGCGGCGGTAAAGCAACGCTTATAAAACTTACCCGCGAAGAAAAGGCGGCTGCCCTGTTAGCTGCCAAATCATTAGGGTTAGGTATAGCTGGTGTTGATATGCTGCAATCCAAGCGCGGTCCGCTTATCCTGGAAGTAAACTCATCGCCGGGCCTGGAAGGGATTGAAAAAGCTACCCAAAAAGACATTGCCAGTAAAATAATTGAGTACGTGGAAGGCCTTGCTAACAAGAAGCCGAAGAAGAAAGTAAACGAGTAG
- a CDS encoding alpha/beta fold hydrolase, with amino-acid sequence MPYLIRDKSKLHYRVIGNGSKVLLAFHGYGQSSLYYHPMEQALGSDYTIYAFDLFFHGGSRLHKDNMPLTKEFLKEMIGHFLEKYKIDRFSVMGFSMGGKFALTLIEQMPGRVEELYLIAPDGIKTSFWYNIATYPGWMQQLFKRTVVKPQPFFKFLQVLHKYNLAHKSLIRFANYQMDSTAKRLRVYRSWIGFRDLNFDIRMIVRLLNNYKIPVTMFLGEYDEIISPKRVSVFMDALDKGELIVLKTGHSNLIQDVAELLHKRKSLNL; translated from the coding sequence GTGCCTTACCTGATCAGGGATAAATCGAAACTGCATTACCGGGTGATCGGGAATGGGAGCAAAGTGTTGCTGGCATTTCATGGGTATGGGCAGAGCAGTTTATATTACCACCCCATGGAGCAGGCCTTAGGCAGCGATTATACCATCTATGCGTTCGATCTTTTCTTTCATGGGGGAAGCCGGCTGCACAAAGACAACATGCCGCTTACCAAGGAGTTTCTGAAAGAGATGATCGGGCATTTTCTGGAGAAATATAAGATTGACCGTTTTTCGGTGATGGGGTTTAGCATGGGGGGCAAGTTTGCGCTAACTTTAATAGAGCAGATGCCCGGGCGGGTAGAGGAACTATACCTGATCGCGCCCGACGGTATTAAAACCAGTTTCTGGTATAATATTGCCACCTACCCCGGCTGGATGCAGCAACTTTTTAAGCGTACTGTGGTTAAACCTCAGCCTTTCTTCAAGTTTCTGCAGGTGCTTCATAAATACAACCTGGCGCACAAAAGCCTTATCCGTTTTGCAAATTACCAGATGGACAGCACTGCAAAGCGCCTGCGGGTTTACCGTAGCTGGATCGGTTTCCGTGATCTGAATTTCGATATCCGGATGATTGTACGGCTGCTTAACAACTATAAGATTCCGGTAACTATGTTCTTGGGCGAATACGACGAAATAATCTCTCCGAAGCGCGTGAGCGTATTTATGGATGCTTTGGATAAAGGCGAATTAATTGTTTTAAAGACCGGCCACTCAAACCTGATACAGGATGTAGCCGAGCTGCTTCATAAGCGCAAAAGCCTGAATCTATAG
- a CDS encoding ATP-dependent zinc protease family protein, whose product MKDKKALHTKQEKHVIGRRELVALPELEIEEIEAKIDTGAYTSAIHCSDIHEETTADGKKVICVELLDPSHPQYNHKKLRFAEFDFRFIKSSFGEVQQRYVIRTTIELFGEVIEAEFSLSDRSDMKYPVLIGRKLLKGRFIVDVSRKNVSQKFKIKQKQKHTNL is encoded by the coding sequence ATGAAAGATAAAAAAGCCCTTCATACAAAACAGGAAAAGCACGTAATAGGCCGGCGCGAGCTGGTTGCGCTGCCCGAACTGGAAATTGAGGAGATAGAAGCCAAGATAGATACCGGCGCGTATACATCAGCCATTCATTGCTCCGACATACACGAAGAAACCACCGCAGACGGTAAAAAAGTGATCTGTGTGGAATTGCTCGATCCATCGCATCCGCAATACAACCACAAAAAACTGCGTTTCGCCGAATTCGATTTTCGGTTTATAAAAAGTTCGTTCGGGGAGGTGCAGCAGCGTTATGTTATCCGTACAACCATCGAGCTTTTCGGAGAAGTAATAGAGGCCGAGTTCTCGTTATCAGACCGCAGCGATATGAAGTACCCGGTGCTTATCGGGCGCAAGCTTTTAAAGGGCAGGTTTATAGTAGATGTTTCCCGCAAAAACGTCTCTCAGAAGTTTAAGATCAAACAAAAGCAGAAACATACCAATTTATGA
- a CDS encoding SAM-dependent methyltransferase — MRKGKAPKSYIMQPRHLRHVFPKATQYDPEWVRKHSMGENVLFNVESLTKSLDLKPGMRVLDLGCGKAISSIFLAKEFGVKVWAVDEAISASDNYERILEEGCEENVIPIEADARSLPFAEEYFDAVIVVDSYTYFGTDEKYLPYIARFIKPDGHIAIVDVCFTKEIESLDKVPRFLRRDYKNYWYFIHSIAWWRKLWEKTGLVQIEAAEELSEADVVREHYIKDFEDDKKPDAFAKALKRDDQHFISFFKLIGRRTRKTAYLQSYKTSSKK, encoded by the coding sequence TTGCGTAAAGGCAAAGCACCTAAAAGCTATATTATGCAGCCACGCCACTTACGGCATGTTTTCCCGAAAGCCACCCAATACGACCCCGAGTGGGTGCGCAAGCACTCGATGGGCGAAAACGTACTATTTAACGTAGAAAGCCTTACCAAATCGCTGGACCTGAAACCGGGCATGCGTGTGCTCGACTTGGGCTGCGGAAAGGCCATCAGCTCTATCTTTCTGGCTAAAGAGTTTGGAGTTAAGGTCTGGGCTGTAGACGAGGCCATCTCGGCGAGTGACAACTATGAGCGCATACTGGAAGAAGGCTGCGAAGAAAACGTAATACCAATAGAGGCCGATGCCCGCTCCCTTCCCTTTGCCGAAGAATACTTTGATGCTGTGATTGTGGTAGATTCTTACACCTACTTTGGCACCGACGAGAAGTACCTGCCCTACATTGCCCGCTTCATAAAACCCGATGGCCACATTGCTATAGTGGATGTCTGCTTTACCAAAGAGATCGAGTCCCTGGACAAGGTGCCCAGGTTTCTGCGTCGCGATTATAAAAACTACTGGTACTTTATACACAGCATAGCGTGGTGGCGCAAACTATGGGAGAAAACAGGATTAGTACAAATTGAAGCTGCCGAAGAACTTTCCGAAGCCGACGTTGTACGCGAGCATTACATCAAAGATTTTGAGGACGATAAGAAACCCGATGCCTTTGCCAAAGCCTTAAAGCGTGATGACCAACATTTTATATCTTTTTTTAAACTGATAGGGCGGCGTACCCGCAAAACTGCTTACCTGCAGAGCTACAAAACTTCATCTAAAAAGTAG